A window of the Lactuca sativa cultivar Salinas chromosome 5, Lsat_Salinas_v11, whole genome shotgun sequence genome harbors these coding sequences:
- the LOC111903558 gene encoding uncharacterized protein LOC111903558 produces MSSSSSSEEFQVIFYAVVACAQMAEQTYDALCNNAAASDHGHPTVILEAVASQDLWICHAFSGSPSSINDINVLNRSPIFNNIYDGSAPDSYFETKKKKKFKRAQERARKDVERAFGALEKRWFILKKPAVNLGEEKLQEIMYTCIILHNMTIEDERRTICAFDEEETIPETQPIEIGGEEYMNRRVEIRCTETFHKLRNDLVEHIYGVQNINLNLDPPDDSEDEFSDNDFICLL; encoded by the exons atgtcatcttcttcatcttctgaagaATTTCAAGTTATTTTTTATGCCGTTGTTGCGTGTGCTCAAATGGCGGAACAAACATACGATGCTTTATGCAATAACGCAGCTGCAA GTGATCATGGTCACCCAACGGTCATACTTGAAGCAGTTGCATCACAAGATCTGTGGATTTGCCATGCATTTTCTGGTTCTCCTAGTTCGATTAACGACATCAACGTTCTTAATCGTTCACCTATATTTAACAACATATACGATGGATCTGCACCAGATTCTTATTTTGAA acaaaaaaaaaaaaaaaattcaagagaGCTCAAGAAAGAGCTAGGAAGGATGTTGAGCGTGCTTTTGGAGCTCTGGAGAAACGGTGGTTCATATTGAAAAAACCAGCAGTTAATTTAGGCGAGGAAAAGCTTCAAgaaatcatgtatacatgtatcatATTGCATAACATGACGATTGAAGACGAAAGAAGAACGATATGTGCGTTTGATGAGGAAGAAACCATACCAGAGACACAACCAATAGAAATTGGTGGCGAAGAGTATATGAACAGGAGAGTAGAGATACGTTGCACTGAAACATTTCACAAGCTTCGCAATGACTTGGTGGAACACATTTACGGGGTTCAAAACATTAACCTTAATTTGGATCCACCGGATGACTCCGAAGACGAGTTCTCGGATAACGACTTTATttgtttgctttag